In Zobellia roscoffensis, the following are encoded in one genomic region:
- a CDS encoding polysaccharide biosynthesis tyrosine autokinase, with translation MFKLEENNNDNEMKEKKNNQVNPEQEINLKLFFRKIYKNKMFFIASIGFCVLLALMYIATATSIYEVSTSVLIDSKGRNRVLGDSKYVEGGVSLIEMEKNLYNEIGILKSFSLIRQTIEDLNFDVTYHTKSLFSSEERYGYFPFEVYLDRSKPQLFGVPFEIELLSKDSYKLTIEGDEFSVSNPSNGSVRDVDRSFDFYKTYKFGEKVEHEYFTFKLNKPEYDVNAEDFDGDNLSFVVGNIESVAKSYMGKLEADNIDIQASIFKIVSDGPIVGKEVSFLKKLTENYVHNELSSRNEIAAGKEAFIRNQLRVISDSLARFELELEAFKIDKKAVNLGATASNALDQTNALQVEAAKIKMSINYYNSIIRSVKNNRNRDDFVMPSGIGIEDPSINQNILELKDLYTERSKKKFFVTSNNQEMTILNGQIQESTEILLSNLRSAVRSSQAALGGITSQLSSIDEEISSLPTREIQLLNIQRQNTLYENLYKYLSQELAKTGIARAESTSDTRVLDEARMEGNGPVAPQKSLLLGLAVVLGALIPLGWMIFFLPNDIIENVHQVMANSDMPIIASIIHYDDQVKETPFKIPFIGNELERAFKKIKGSAKLFDFVNDNFKVSDAESEVSLWKLKESFRDLSTNLKLVNSADKGVIGITSILPEEGKTYSAINLGITLAEAGKKTIIIDADLRNPSLVKGIRKIKGKGLSNYLRGDVSSLSDVIHSHEKVKNLKFIPSEIVDGNVHELLSGDKMKSVVEKLKQEYDYVILDTPAVGLVSDFLLLLDIMDINLFVVRRNVSKIEFLEDLDNLIPRDKKKKSYIIFNDALKEDHKYGYEAKYGLNKEKQLVDKSFSI, from the coding sequence ATGTTTAAACTTGAAGAAAACAATAATGATAACGAAATGAAAGAGAAAAAGAATAATCAAGTTAACCCTGAGCAGGAGATTAACTTAAAATTATTTTTCCGTAAGATTTACAAGAACAAGATGTTCTTTATAGCTAGTATTGGTTTTTGTGTTCTTTTGGCATTAATGTATATAGCGACAGCTACATCTATTTATGAGGTTTCAACGTCTGTATTGATTGACTCCAAAGGTAGAAACCGTGTTTTGGGAGACAGTAAATATGTTGAAGGGGGTGTGAGTTTGATTGAAATGGAGAAAAACCTATATAACGAAATAGGAATTTTAAAGTCGTTTAGCCTTATAAGGCAAACTATAGAGGATCTTAATTTTGATGTAACCTATCATACAAAAAGTTTGTTCTCATCTGAAGAACGATATGGATATTTTCCTTTTGAAGTGTATTTGGACCGTTCCAAACCACAATTGTTTGGAGTACCTTTTGAAATAGAATTGTTGTCGAAAGATAGTTATAAGTTAACAATTGAAGGTGATGAGTTTAGTGTTTCCAATCCGTCAAACGGGTCCGTCAGAGATGTAGACAGAAGTTTTGATTTTTACAAAACGTATAAGTTCGGAGAAAAGGTGGAGCATGAATATTTTACATTTAAACTTAATAAACCAGAGTATGATGTTAATGCTGAGGATTTTGATGGAGACAATCTTAGCTTTGTTGTAGGGAACATTGAAAGTGTGGCTAAGAGTTACATGGGTAAGCTTGAAGCGGATAATATTGACATTCAGGCAAGTATATTTAAGATAGTTTCTGATGGACCTATAGTAGGTAAAGAGGTAAGCTTTCTTAAAAAACTTACTGAAAATTACGTGCACAATGAACTTTCTTCAAGGAATGAGATAGCGGCAGGTAAAGAAGCATTTATTAGAAATCAATTAAGAGTCATTTCTGACTCTTTAGCTAGGTTTGAATTAGAATTAGAAGCTTTTAAAATTGATAAAAAGGCGGTTAATTTAGGAGCTACGGCTTCTAATGCATTGGATCAGACTAATGCGTTACAAGTTGAAGCGGCTAAAATTAAAATGAGTATCAACTATTATAACTCCATTATAAGGAGTGTGAAAAATAATAGAAATAGAGATGACTTTGTAATGCCATCTGGTATTGGAATTGAAGACCCGTCCATTAATCAGAATATTTTAGAATTGAAGGATCTTTATACAGAACGTTCAAAAAAGAAGTTCTTTGTTACTAGTAATAATCAAGAAATGACCATTCTAAACGGTCAAATTCAAGAGTCTACAGAAATACTATTAAGTAACTTAAGAAGTGCTGTGCGTTCATCACAAGCAGCATTAGGTGGAATTACTTCACAACTATCAAGTATTGACGAAGAAATAAGTTCTCTGCCTACAAGGGAAATACAGTTGTTAAATATTCAAAGACAAAATACGCTGTATGAGAATCTCTATAAGTATTTAAGTCAAGAATTGGCTAAAACCGGTATTGCTAGAGCAGAAAGTACATCTGACACCCGGGTTTTAGACGAAGCTAGAATGGAAGGGAATGGGCCGGTTGCACCTCAAAAATCTTTATTGTTAGGGCTTGCTGTAGTATTAGGTGCGTTGATACCCTTGGGGTGGATGATTTTCTTTTTGCCAAATGATATTATTGAAAATGTACATCAAGTCATGGCGAATAGTGATATGCCTATAATAGCAAGTATAATACATTATGATGATCAAGTAAAGGAAACACCATTCAAGATTCCTTTTATAGGAAATGAACTAGAAAGGGCTTTTAAGAAGATTAAGGGTAGTGCCAAATTGTTTGACTTTGTAAATGATAATTTTAAAGTTTCGGACGCTGAATCAGAGGTGTCACTTTGGAAACTTAAAGAATCATTCCGGGATCTTAGTACAAATCTTAAACTTGTGAATTCCGCAGATAAAGGAGTTATTGGCATAACCTCTATATTACCAGAAGAAGGTAAGACTTATAGTGCAATTAACCTGGGTATAACACTTGCAGAGGCTGGAAAAAAGACCATAATAATTGATGCAGATTTAAGAAATCCTAGTTTGGTTAAGGGCATTCGGAAAATTAAGGGTAAAGGATTATCTAACTATTTAAGGGGAGATGTAAGCTCTTTAAGTGACGTTATCCATTCACATGAAAAGGTGAAAAACCTAAAATTTATCCCATCAGAAATAGTGGATGGTAACGTTCATGAGTTATTGTCTGGAGATAAAATGAAATCAGTGGTGGAGAAACTTAAACAAGAGTATGATTATGTGATTCTGGATACACCAGCTGTAGGTTTAGTTTCAGACTTTTTGTTGCTTTTGGATATAATGGATATTAATCTGTTCGTAGTTAGAAGAAATGTCTCTAAAATTGAATTTCTTGAGGATTTGGATAATTTAATTCCGCGAGATAAAAAGAAGAAAAGTTATATCATCTTTAATGATGCCCTTAAGGAAGATCATAAGTATGGTTATGAAGCAAAGTATGGGTTGAATAAGGAAAAGCAGCTCGTAGATAAGTCGTTTTCAATATAA
- a CDS encoding divalent metal cation transporter: MTYQVLRIHNSFFTGYFVTLMFLISGSIMAAAAGTLYVEGIQLSRASQMIELLQPLAGSFATSIFAVGIVSAGVSSQFPNILMLPWLICDYNETERDMSLSKYRLIVFFISILGLVVPIFDAQPVFVMIISQALNAIILPLTVLGIFYLVNRKDLMGTYKANIKSNIILSLILIFAIFTSVTGIKGVIELIN, translated from the coding sequence TTGACGTACCAAGTTCTCCGCATACATAACTCTTTTTTTACCGGGTATTTTGTAACCTTAATGTTCTTGATAAGTGGTTCTATCATGGCAGCAGCAGCGGGTACTTTATATGTAGAAGGCATACAATTGTCAAGAGCATCGCAGATGATCGAGCTTTTACAACCACTGGCAGGAAGTTTTGCCACCTCTATATTTGCAGTAGGAATTGTTTCTGCCGGAGTGTCTTCTCAATTTCCCAATATCCTAATGCTACCTTGGTTAATCTGTGATTATAATGAAACTGAGCGCGATATGAGCTTGTCAAAATACAGGCTTATCGTCTTTTTCATTTCAATCCTAGGCCTGGTAGTTCCCATTTTTGACGCTCAACCTGTCTTTGTAATGATTATTAGTCAAGCGCTAAATGCAATTATTTTACCGCTTACGGTTCTCGGCATCTTCTACCTGGTAAATAGAAAGGATTTGATGGGTACTTATAAAGCCAATATAAAATCGAATATAATTTTGAGCCTCATACTAATCTTTGCAATTTTCACCTCGGTAACGGGTATTAAAGGGGTAATTGAACTTATAAACTAG
- a CDS encoding polysaccharide biosynthesis/export family protein has product MTIISSMKKPMLTFLRSALATLSVRHVFIVLFTITLTSCYTTKGVNYLQSADQEMTIRLRPTEYGVQPNDVLSVKVQSRDPDQVAYFNNTTEADINLQANPASLFLTGYTVNKEGSIDLAIVGNLKVQDLTVEEIRDLVQTEIDKYLLNAVVSVKITSFKVSVLGDVKNPGTNYIYNTQATIFEALSAAGDLNISGKRKNVKLIRQKGDKSIVVDLDLTSPEIIRSPYYFLHPNDVLYVETSKENLFQKNLGVFSLVLSAISTTILVLSFNNN; this is encoded by the coding sequence ATGACAATTATATCAAGCATGAAAAAACCGATGCTTACATTTCTAAGAAGTGCACTTGCCACCCTCTCTGTACGACATGTTTTTATAGTATTGTTTACAATAACGTTGACTTCTTGTTATACAACAAAAGGTGTGAACTACCTTCAAAGCGCTGATCAGGAAATGACCATTCGTTTACGTCCGACTGAATATGGTGTTCAGCCGAACGATGTTTTGAGTGTTAAAGTGCAGAGTAGAGACCCAGATCAAGTGGCATATTTTAACAACACAACAGAGGCAGATATTAACTTACAGGCTAACCCAGCTTCTTTGTTCTTAACGGGTTATACAGTTAATAAAGAGGGTTCTATTGATTTGGCCATTGTGGGGAATTTGAAAGTGCAAGATTTGACAGTAGAGGAAATTAGAGATTTGGTCCAAACTGAAATAGATAAGTATTTGTTGAATGCAGTTGTTTCTGTTAAGATAACAAGTTTTAAGGTTTCTGTTTTGGGAGATGTAAAAAACCCAGGTACAAACTACATTTATAATACTCAGGCTACAATTTTTGAAGCGTTAAGTGCAGCTGGAGACCTTAATATATCTGGTAAGCGAAAGAACGTAAAATTGATTCGCCAAAAAGGGGATAAATCAATAGTTGTAGACTTAGATTTGACAAGCCCTGAAATTATACGGTCGCCATATTATTTTCTACACCCTAATGATGTGTTGTATGTAGAAACATCAAAAGAGAATCTTTTTCAAAAGAATTTGGGTGTTTTTAGTTTGGTGCTTTCTGCTATTTCTACGACTATATTAGTATTGAGTTTTAACAACAACTAA
- a CDS encoding exopolysaccharide biosynthesis polyprenyl glycosylphosphotransferase, producing the protein MNSKNRFILINLLAFEFVLLNVVLTICFMFKLPDFSFSDTAILWNMVRLMVIYNVTWLVIIMYIRNSEFYFNPDFGYFKSIVTSLFFFVGFVISVVILLKIRYFARSTFIIPIFIFSYLNLVSHKYLLQYLKKRASHLFSDTLLIGSGYDESNIQSFTNAMTQYGYNIMGYLENKENKPNNILDFSVFGHIDDLSEALTNHGIDDIFIAMAGMKHEKIMEAITIADSFGVRVKLIPKNPLLKSKNYKAVTMGDLAVFKLRESPLDHFSTTILKRLFDFCFASVVLLLLSPIFLIIALLIKLDSKGPIFYTPFRKGEAGKTFKCFKFRTMSVSQDPVNGTQSTVVNDPRITRIGKYLRKGDLDELPQFYNVLRGEMSVIGPRPHRINLQNDFRKSVNHYMVRSYIKPGITGWAQVNGWRGPTVTDEQKNQRVNHDLWYIENWSPWLDVKIIFLTLFGSHHKKAF; encoded by the coding sequence ATGAATTCAAAAAATAGATTTATACTTATAAATTTACTTGCATTCGAGTTTGTTTTACTCAATGTAGTGTTGACCATATGCTTTATGTTCAAGCTACCGGATTTTTCATTTAGTGATACGGCTATTCTTTGGAATATGGTGAGGTTAATGGTTATCTACAATGTAACATGGCTAGTAATCATTATGTACATTCGTAATAGTGAGTTCTATTTTAATCCGGATTTTGGTTATTTTAAGAGTATAGTAACATCACTTTTTTTCTTCGTTGGTTTTGTTATTAGTGTGGTTATTTTGTTGAAAATCAGGTATTTTGCGCGATCAACTTTTATCATACCTATTTTTATTTTTTCCTATTTAAACTTGGTGAGCCATAAGTACTTGTTGCAATATTTAAAGAAAAGGGCTTCACATCTTTTTTCCGATACTCTACTTATTGGATCAGGTTATGATGAAAGTAATATTCAAAGCTTTACCAATGCAATGACTCAATATGGTTATAACATAATGGGGTATTTGGAAAATAAGGAAAATAAGCCAAATAACATCTTAGATTTTAGTGTTTTTGGTCATATTGATGATTTATCTGAAGCTTTGACAAACCATGGAATAGATGATATTTTCATAGCTATGGCTGGTATGAAGCATGAAAAAATAATGGAGGCCATTACTATTGCTGATAGTTTTGGGGTAAGGGTAAAACTTATTCCTAAAAACCCGCTTTTAAAATCTAAAAACTATAAGGCCGTTACTATGGGAGACCTCGCTGTTTTTAAACTCAGGGAGTCGCCATTAGATCATTTTAGTACTACTATTTTAAAACGTCTATTTGATTTTTGTTTCGCATCAGTAGTGCTATTGTTGTTATCGCCCATATTTTTAATTATAGCTCTTCTTATTAAACTAGATTCCAAGGGTCCTATATTTTACACTCCATTTAGGAAGGGTGAGGCTGGTAAGACCTTTAAGTGTTTTAAATTTAGAACTATGTCTGTGTCGCAAGACCCGGTCAATGGTACTCAGTCTACAGTGGTTAATGATCCTAGGATTACTCGAATTGGTAAATACTTAAGAAAGGGTGATTTAGATGAATTGCCTCAGTTTTACAATGTTCTCAGGGGAGAAATGAGTGTTATAGGTCCAAGGCCTCATAGGATTAATTTACAAAACGACTTTAGAAAAAGTGTTAACCATTATATGGTGCGTAGTTATATTAAACCGGGTATTACAGGTTGGGCACAAGTAAATGGTTGGAGAGGCCCTACGGTAACTGACGAGCAAAAAAATCAAAGGGTAAACCATGATTTATGGTACATTGAGAATTGGAGCCCTTGGTTAGATGTGAAAATAATTTTTTTAACACTATTTGGAAGCCATCACAAAAAGGCATTTTAA
- a CDS encoding glycoside hydrolase family 2 TIM barrel-domain containing protein encodes MKNPKITMTVIIALFLSVLNANAFQPGTNSKQTKIQYLSGTGMDDMVEWDFYVSEGRKSGEWTTIGVPSCWEQQGFGAYNYGSDDVKTRAKEYGVYKYNFHAPADWSNNEVKIVFEGVMTDAEVKINGKLAGEIHQGSFYEFKYAISKLLNYGKENLLEVKVNKVSANESINHAERDADFWVFGGIYRPVYLEILPKEHMERVAIDAKANGKINVDVFTTSKKASSIQMYLSDDKGNKIQDLSVTENKSTSEKWNFSTKANTIKTWNPETPNLYILTIKLLNKKNEVLHSLNKRIGFRTVEILEGDGIYVNGERIKFKGVNRHSFHPKSGRTTSKAWSVEQAQQMKDMNMNAVRMSHYPPDVHFLDVCDSLGLFVIDEICTWHNPMLDTKVARKIVKETVVRDVNHPSIILWANGNEQGWNPEVDDDYAKWDIQNREVIHPWSIYKKTNTIHYSHYHSLINDAYSKEKILFPTEFLHGLYDGGHGAGLEDYWNIMWNLPLSAGGFLWDFADEGIERTDRNNEIDLQGNKAADGIVGPYGEKEASYFTIKEIWSPIYIENRFITNDFNGIFRLENRYHYTNLEKCSMTAKWINFNGPDGKNNPAIISQSEVKLPNLAPSSKGKITVNKPQNWQSTDALHLTAIDPYGKEIFTWSYPVSTPKDVSDSKIDYKGSEVIITETKDKQIRIEANHITYRFSRETGMLQEVKKDSTVIPLSNGPIILNQDQKIENLTITPFENKVEITIVYEKTDKSPGWSTVKEYASDIIKWTVHANGLLDLKVKFKGYRNLKGFRGITFSFPEEEVAGMKWLGDGPYRVWRNRMKGTKFQVWENDYNNTITGESGFVYPEFKGFFSGLYWSKLKGKNNNGFTVYCKTPHTYLRMLTPDAPADNKRDKVIPEFPAGDISFVMNIPAIGTKFQYAESTGPHGNPEHYFGNDDDLISLDLTFKF; translated from the coding sequence ATGAAAAATCCTAAAATAACTATGACCGTTATCATAGCTCTTTTCCTATCTGTTTTAAACGCAAATGCTTTTCAGCCTGGCACAAATTCAAAACAAACTAAAATCCAATATTTATCAGGCACAGGAATGGACGATATGGTAGAGTGGGATTTCTACGTCTCGGAAGGGAGAAAAAGTGGAGAATGGACAACCATTGGAGTACCCTCTTGCTGGGAACAACAAGGTTTTGGAGCGTACAACTACGGAAGCGATGACGTCAAAACACGCGCTAAAGAATATGGGGTATACAAATATAATTTCCATGCACCTGCGGATTGGAGTAACAACGAAGTAAAAATTGTTTTTGAAGGTGTTATGACAGATGCCGAAGTAAAAATAAACGGCAAACTGGCGGGAGAAATTCACCAAGGTTCTTTTTACGAGTTTAAATATGCAATAAGTAAACTTTTAAATTATGGAAAAGAGAACCTATTGGAGGTTAAAGTGAATAAGGTTTCCGCAAACGAATCCATAAACCATGCAGAACGAGATGCTGATTTTTGGGTTTTTGGTGGTATATATAGACCTGTCTATTTAGAGATTTTACCCAAAGAACACATGGAGCGTGTAGCCATTGATGCAAAAGCCAATGGAAAAATAAATGTAGACGTATTTACCACTTCAAAAAAGGCTTCATCCATACAAATGTACTTATCAGATGATAAAGGAAATAAAATTCAAGATTTATCGGTTACAGAAAACAAGAGCACAAGCGAGAAATGGAACTTTTCTACCAAAGCAAATACTATAAAAACATGGAATCCTGAAACTCCCAATCTATACATCCTAACAATAAAACTCCTCAACAAAAAGAATGAGGTACTGCATAGCTTAAATAAACGAATTGGTTTTAGAACGGTTGAAATCCTTGAAGGTGATGGCATTTATGTAAACGGGGAACGCATTAAGTTTAAAGGCGTAAATAGGCATTCTTTTCATCCCAAATCGGGTCGGACTACATCAAAAGCTTGGAGTGTTGAACAAGCGCAACAAATGAAAGACATGAATATGAATGCTGTTCGTATGTCTCACTATCCCCCGGATGTCCACTTTTTAGATGTTTGCGATTCCCTAGGCTTATTCGTCATAGATGAAATTTGCACGTGGCACAACCCAATGTTAGACACCAAAGTAGCTCGTAAAATTGTGAAGGAAACCGTGGTTAGAGACGTTAATCATCCTTCCATCATACTTTGGGCCAATGGTAATGAGCAAGGTTGGAATCCAGAAGTAGATGATGATTACGCCAAATGGGATATTCAAAACCGAGAGGTCATCCACCCCTGGAGTATTTACAAAAAGACGAATACCATTCATTACAGTCACTATCATTCCTTAATAAACGATGCCTATTCCAAAGAAAAAATCCTGTTCCCAACGGAGTTTTTACATGGCTTGTATGATGGTGGCCATGGAGCGGGATTAGAAGACTATTGGAATATCATGTGGAACTTACCTCTTAGCGCGGGTGGTTTTCTTTGGGATTTTGCGGATGAGGGCATTGAGCGCACGGATAGAAATAATGAAATCGATTTACAAGGAAACAAGGCCGCAGATGGTATTGTTGGACCTTATGGGGAAAAAGAGGCCAGTTATTTCACCATTAAAGAAATATGGTCTCCAATTTATATTGAGAATCGGTTTATAACTAATGATTTCAACGGAATTTTCAGGTTAGAGAACCGCTATCATTATACTAACCTAGAGAAATGTTCCATGACCGCAAAATGGATAAACTTCAATGGACCAGACGGTAAAAACAACCCTGCCATTATTAGCCAGAGTGAAGTAAAACTACCCAACTTAGCTCCGTCGTCTAAAGGGAAAATCACGGTTAACAAGCCTCAAAACTGGCAATCTACCGATGCCTTGCACTTAACGGCAATAGACCCATATGGGAAAGAGATTTTTACATGGAGTTATCCCGTTTCTACACCAAAAGATGTAAGTGATTCTAAAATTGACTATAAGGGGTCCGAAGTCATTATCACAGAAACCAAGGATAAACAGATAAGGATTGAGGCAAACCATATAACTTATCGTTTTTCCAGAGAAACAGGCATGTTACAAGAGGTAAAAAAAGACAGTACCGTTATACCTTTAAGTAACGGGCCAATTATCCTAAATCAAGATCAAAAAATAGAAAATCTGACCATAACCCCTTTTGAAAATAAAGTTGAAATAACCATTGTTTATGAAAAGACGGATAAATCCCCGGGATGGTCAACCGTAAAAGAATATGCTTCAGATATTATAAAATGGACAGTGCATGCCAATGGTTTATTGGACTTAAAGGTTAAGTTCAAAGGTTACCGAAATCTAAAAGGTTTTAGGGGCATCACCTTTTCTTTTCCAGAAGAAGAAGTTGCAGGTATGAAGTGGCTCGGAGATGGCCCGTACCGCGTTTGGAGAAATAGAATGAAAGGAACAAAATTCCAAGTTTGGGAAAACGATTACAATAATACCATCACCGGTGAATCCGGTTTTGTTTATCCGGAATTCAAAGGCTTTTTCTCTGGGTTGTATTGGTCCAAATTAAAGGGTAAGAACAACAACGGTTTTACCGTATACTGTAAAACACCTCATACCTACTTACGTATGCTCACACCAGATGCGCCAGCCGATAATAAGAGGGATAAAGTAATTCCAGAATTCCCTGCAGGAGATATTTCATTTGTGATGAACATTCCTGCTATTGGCACCAAGTTTCAGTATGCGGAAAGTACTGGTCCACATGGTAATCCCGAGCATTATTTTGGAAACGACGACGATTTAATAAGCCTTGACCTAACCTTTAAATTTTAA
- a CDS encoding type I phosphomannose isomerase catalytic subunit, whose protein sequence is MKIDLQKYAQIPLKQISNRVWRTYSGGALIDNWKEDTPEVDNSFPEEWIMSTVTARGKNRPEDEGLSKVETTEGLIALKDIIESNKELFIGKKVAEKYGSTGVLIKMLDSQERLTIQVHPDKTYAKDILNSSFGKTESWYVLNTREIEGETSVVYMGFKKGVTREKWEELFLNQDIEGMLNSLHKIEVKPGDAFMIYGGVPHAIGSGCFLMEVQEPTDYTMRVEKITPAGLEISPELIHQGVGEQTMLDCFHYGDYTLEEAIDKWKIEPKTIDSADGHTLNTIFNTKHTNCFGLSELYLDGEHSIASNGSFYVIVVYFGTGTLHCNGKAYTYNQGDEIFISAAIENITFKSTKSSKLLLCYPPS, encoded by the coding sequence ATGAAAATCGATTTACAGAAATACGCACAGATTCCTTTAAAGCAAATTTCAAATCGAGTATGGCGTACGTATTCCGGAGGGGCTTTAATCGATAATTGGAAAGAGGACACCCCAGAGGTAGATAATAGTTTCCCAGAAGAATGGATAATGTCTACCGTAACCGCTAGAGGCAAAAACAGACCGGAAGATGAGGGTCTATCCAAAGTTGAAACGACAGAAGGGCTCATAGCTCTAAAAGATATAATAGAATCGAACAAGGAGCTATTTATAGGGAAGAAGGTTGCAGAAAAATACGGTTCTACAGGAGTTTTGATTAAAATGCTAGATTCGCAAGAACGCTTAACCATTCAAGTACACCCGGATAAAACTTATGCAAAAGACATCCTTAATTCTTCATTTGGAAAAACAGAGTCGTGGTACGTTCTAAACACAAGAGAAATAGAGGGTGAAACAAGTGTGGTGTACATGGGGTTCAAAAAAGGGGTCACCCGTGAAAAATGGGAAGAACTTTTTTTAAATCAAGATATAGAAGGTATGCTGAACAGCCTTCACAAAATTGAAGTAAAACCCGGTGATGCTTTTATGATTTACGGAGGTGTTCCACATGCCATTGGAAGTGGGTGTTTCCTAATGGAAGTGCAAGAACCTACGGATTACACCATGCGCGTTGAGAAAATTACTCCGGCAGGATTAGAAATCTCTCCTGAATTAATACACCAAGGGGTAGGAGAGCAAACTATGCTAGACTGTTTTCATTATGGCGACTACACCCTAGAAGAGGCCATCGATAAGTGGAAGATAGAACCCAAAACCATAGACTCTGCCGATGGTCATACTTTAAACACTATTTTTAATACAAAGCACACCAATTGTTTTGGACTCAGCGAACTGTATTTAGATGGTGAACATTCCATAGCTTCCAACGGAAGCTTCTATGTGATAGTCGTGTATTTTGGTACCGGCACCTTACACTGCAATGGGAAAGCGTACACTTACAATCAAGGTGATGAAATTTTTATATCAGCTGCAATAGAGAACATTACTTTTAAATCTACCAAAAGCTCTAAATTGCTACTTTGCTATCCTCCAAGTTAG